Proteins encoded in a region of the Eschrichtius robustus isolate mEscRob2 chromosome 16, mEscRob2.pri, whole genome shotgun sequence genome:
- the KCNG1 gene encoding potassium voltage-gated channel subfamily G member 1, with product MTLLPGDNSDYDYSALSCASDASFHPAFFPQSQSLKGVFYRRAQRLRPQDEPRQGGQPEDRRRQIIINVGGIKYSLPWTTLEEFPLTRLGQLKACTNFDDILNVCDDYDVTCNEFFFDRNPGAFGTILTFLRAGKLRLLREMCALSFQEELLYWGIAEDHLDGCCKRRYLQKIEEFAEMVEREDEDDPLDSEDHNSEGPTEGEGRLGRCMRRLRDMVERPHSGLPGKVFACLSVLFVTVTAVNLSISTLPSLREEEEKGQCSQMCHNIFIVESVCVGWFSLEFLLRLIQAPSKFAFLRSPLTLIDMVAILPYYITLLVDGAAADRRKPGTGNSYLDKVGLVLRVLRALRILYVMRLARHSLGLQTLGLTARRCTREFGLLLLFLCVAIALFAPLLYVIENEMADSPEFTSIPACYWWAVITMTTVGYGDMVPRSTPGQVVALSSILSGILLMAFPVTSIFHTFSRSYLELKQEQERVMFRRTQFLIKTKSQLSSMSHDSDILFGSASSDTRDNN from the exons ATGACCCTCTTACCGGGAGACAATTCTGATTACGACTACAGCGCCCTGAGCTGCGCCTCCGACGCCTCCTTCCACCCGGCCTTCTTCCCCCAAAGCCAGTCACTCAAGGGCGTCTTCTACCGCCGAGCCCAGCGGCTGCGGCCGCAAGACGAGCCCCGCCAGGGCGGCCAGCCAGAGGACCGCAGGCGCCAGATCATCATCAACGTGGGCGGCATCAAGTACTCGCTGCCCTGGACCACGCTGGAGGAGTTCCCGCTAACGCGGCTGGGCCAGCTCAAGGCCTGCACCAACTTCGACGACATCCTCAACGTGTGCGATGACTACGACGTCACCTGCAACGAGTTCTTCTTTGACCGCAACCCGGGGGCCTTCGGCACCATCCTGACCTTCCTGCGGGCCGGCAAGCTGCGGCTGCTGCGGGAGATGTGCGCCCTGTCCTTCCAGGAGGAGCTGCTCTACTGGGGCATCGCCGAGGACCACCTGGACGGCTGCTGCAAGCGCCGCTACCTGCAGAAGATCGAGGAGTTCGCCGAGATGGTGGAGCGGGAGGATGAGGACGACCCGCTGGACAGCGAGGACCACAACAGCGAGGGCCCCACGGAGGGCGAGGGCCGCCTGGGCCGCTGCATGCGGAGACTGCGCGACATGGTAGAGAGGCCGCACTCAGGGCTGCCTGGCAAGGTGTTCGCCTGCCTGTCGGTGCTCTTTGTCACCGTCACCGCCGTCAACCTCTCCATCAGCACCTTACCCAgcctgagggaggaggaggagaag gGCCAGTGCTCCCAGATGTGCCACAACATCTTCATCGTGGAGTCTGTGTGTGTGGGCTGGTTCTCCCTCGAGTTCCTCCTGCGTCTCATCCAGGCGCCCAGCAAGTTTGCCTTCCTGCGGAGCCCGCTGACGCTGATTGACATGGTGGCCATCCTGCCCTACTACATCACCCTGCTGGTGGACGGTGCCGCCGCGGACCGCCGCAAGCCGGGCACAGGCAACAGCTACCTGGACAAGGTGGGGCTGGTGCTGCGGGTCCTGCGGGCGCTGCGTATCCTGTACGTCATGCGCCTGGCCCGCCACTCGCTGGGGCTGCAGACGCTGGGGCTCACGGCCCGCCGCTGCACCCGCGAGTTCGGGCTCCTGCTGCTTTTCCTCTGCGTGGCCATCGCCCTCTTTGCCCCCCTCCTCTACGTCATCGAGAACGAGATGGCCGATAGCCCCGAGTTCACCAGCATCCCTGCCTGCTACTGGTGGGCCGTCATCACCATGACAACTGTGGGCTATGGCGACATGGTACCCAGGAGCACGCCTGGCCAGGTGGTGGCGCTCAGCAGCATCCTCAGCGGCATTCTCCTCATGGCCTTCCCCGTGACCTCCATCTTCCACACCTTCTCCCGCTCCTACCTGGAGCTCAAGCAGGAGCAAGAGAGGGTGATGTTCCGGAGGACCCAGTTCCTCATCAAAACCAAGTCGCAGCTGAGCAGCATGTCCCACGACAGTGACATCTTGTTTGGAAGTGCCTCCTCAGACACCAGAGACAACAACTGA